The region ACACACTCAGCTGGGTCAGTGTCTCTGATGGAGGACAGTACTGGTGCAGAGCTGGGAGAGGAGACCCAGTCTACTACACCCTGTACAGTGACCCAGTCCAGATAATCATTACTGGTGAGTCTATAACAGTTTTATGATAAATGGTTGTTATTTTATATGGATAGACGGTAATCTATGGTATAATATTTTGTCTGTTTACTGTATCACAACAATGATAGCTAACTTGAAGCTATAGTGCAACTGTTTATTCAGTTAGTTGTGTCTGTGCAGAGAGACCTGTTGCTGTTCTGATCCTCCAACCCAACTGGACGCAGATATTCAGAGGAGAGACTGTTACTATGAGATGTGAcatacagggaggaggagacacTGACTGGGACTACAGATGGTATAAGAATAGTCAGTTATTCAGCCCCTTTAACACAAAGCCTGAGTACAGAATCAGTCCTGTCTACAGGTCTAACAGTGATTCATATACCTGTGAGGGTGTAAAGGGAAACAAGTTCTCCAAGACCAGTGAGGCTGTAAAACTGACCGTGTCTGGTAAGTCTATCTAATCATGTATAAAATAAATTGGGTTCACTAGAATACTTTCTAAGACTGAAAGGTTGAAACCTGTCCTCTATCAAATCACAGATCAACCCCAACCTGTCCTGAGTATCTCTCCTCAGTGGCTGAACCCTGGGGCCTCGGTGATGCTGAGCTGTGGGGTTAAAGACCTgtctacagactggtggttctccTGGTACAGGACTGTTCCCTACAGAGCTGGGTTACCCTCCCTATCAGACAAGTCTTACTCTCTACAGCCCATATCTGACAATGTCACTAGTGAAGACTCCTACACTCTGATCCCTGCTGGTGCTACTCCCACAGGAGGATATGTGTGTAGAGCTGGGAGAGGAGACCCAGTCTATGATACACTCTACAGTGAACCTCAGTGTCTCTGGTCAGGAGGTAACTAACTGTATTGAAACTGTATTGAATAATATTTAAGTCACCCTCATGTGTCTATATAACTATAggtctgactctgtctctctttgtttcAGATCTGCAGCCTTCAGTGTCTCTTACAGTAAATCCCAACACAACTCAACATTTTAGATGGACATCTCTCTCACTGAGCTGTGAGCTGAAGGGGAACTCTACTGGATGGAGACtgaagagatacacagagacagcaTGGCAGTCAGAGTGTCCATCTACCTGGAGATCAATAACAGAATCCACCTGCACCATCACATCATTGGACACATGGTCCAGTGGAGTGTTCTGGTGTGAGTCTGGATCAGGAGAGTACAGTAATGCTGTCAACATCACAGTAAATGGTACGTCTGTTGTACAACATTCactaacatttttacatttcaatGCATGTTATGTTTCATTCTGTAACTGATTGATTCCATTTAATAAAATATAATACAAGCTCATAAGACGTTGATGTATTGTGAGTGATGACTCCAGATATTCAGTATTATTTATACATTATGTTACACAGATGGTGATGTGAGCCTGGAGAGTCCTGTCCATCCTGTGACCGAAGGAGACTCTGTGACTCTGACCTGTACATTTAGATATCAGGAAACAAATCCTAAACTCAAGGCTGATTTCTACAAAGATGGAGTACTCATCAAGAATGAGACCACAGGAGAGATGACCATCCCTACAGTATCCAAGTCAGATGAAGGATTCTATAAGTGTAAATCTGGTGAACGAGAATCACCAGAGAGTTGGGTGACAGTAAGAGGTGAGAAAACATTTATGATCACAAGTTAGTTACCTTTTTATTGTCTGTGTGAAAATCATGTGATTtaagtgttgatgttaatgtaggTTTGAAtgtggtggaacattcttgaaatacacaggaaactgttgtgtgaaaaacccagctgtgttgcagttcttgacacgctCAAACTGATGCGGCTAGCACCTACTATCCTGCCcatttcaaaggcacttaaatattttgtcaacAGGTGCTCTCCCCCATAAAATATGATCTCTCAAATAAATTGTCAAAGACGGGCCAGCCTACTTTGTTTTCATGCTCTGTACTCTTAACCTGTATAAGCTCTCTAAGAGTCTGTGctgttctctctccagtctcaGATACATACAGGAATTgaactactttatttattttccacctcagtctgatggtgttgtgctgttctctctccagtctcaGATACATACAGGAATTGAACTACTTTATTTATGTTCTACCTCAGAGTCTGATGGTGTTGTGctgttctctctccagtctctccagtcgtatctcctgGATCCTCTACATCAGTCCTAGTAGGAGTGGTTGTGGGTCTGGTTGTTGCTGgtgttctactggtcattctcctGGTCCTGCTGTGGAGATATCAAAACAGAAAAGGTGAGACTAATCTTCTCTCATTTCATGGAAAACTTCTTATATGTTTAGGATAAAAATCACAACATGAAATTAAAATATAAATAGTTGAAGAAAGTTCAGTACATAACACAATGTGTTTGTCATTACAGGTTCCTGTTTCAACAGAATATTCTGGTGAGTACACCTGTCTCTCAACTGAATTGATACATAGAGTATAACATCTTCTCTGTGCTTCTTAAGCTGagtatctctctccctgtaggcCCCTTCAGCCCCAGAGCACCAACCAGGACCCCCAACAGGACCAAGGATCTACCCAGGGCCAGACTCCAGATACTGTTTATACACATCTCCAGCATGGTCAGTCTCTCAGCCCagacctctaccactcctctctctgtaacctcATACACTGACTCATCAACATCCACTTTGTATAACAAAATGTAACCGTACTCTCTGTCCCTAGACAAGCTGAGGGATAACAAACCtgactaacctgtctctctcttctttgaCCAACAGGTGATGCTAACATCTACGATACAATCAATCCCTCAGACAACAATGATAATggtagtgtaatgtaatgttttcaGTATGAATGTGTGGTAGTCTGCTGCTCTtcatttaatatgacatgtagtttgACTAAGTGGAGGTGTTTGTGTATTATGTCTCAGATgctgctggtgcttctgctgcTGGACCAAGTCATGTGACTTACGCCCAGATTCAACTCAAAAAGTTGGACAAGAAAAAGAAAGGTGACTCTCAACTGTCACAAATGTAGCAGTGTATCTAAGATGAGTTAAAATATgcacattgtcacgtcctggacagtataagggttaattggtatagtagtttggtcaggacgtggcagagggtatttgttttatgtggttaggggtggtgtttttctaaaaagggcatttgatttaagtattccggggtttttgggcactgtttgattttcatgtattctatgtttgggttcattggggttgggactctcaattgaaggcaggtgttgtctatttgcctttgattgagagtcccatatatgagggtgtgtttgtcttttgtgggagattgtttttgcactgcgttaggatagcctgcaaaactgttgcactgtcattgtttattgtttttgtatagtgttcacgtgagcgattaattaaattcaaagatgaacacgacatccgctgcgtattggtctacattttcagacgacgattttgctatatcgtcagaagacgaagagagccgtgacacacatacatacagtaccagtcaaaagtttgacacacctactcattcaagggtttttctttatttttaccatgttctacattgtaggataatagtgaagacatcgaaactatgaaataacacatatggaatcaaacgtattaagaaggaaagaaattccacaaatgaacttttaacaaggcacacgggttaattgaaatgcattccaggtgcctacctcatgaagctggttgagagaatgccaagagtgtacaaagctgtcatcaaggcaaaggatggctagtTTTTGGggtattacatgattccataagtgctatttcatagttttgatgtcttcactattattctacaatgtagaaaatagtaacaatttaagaaaaacctttgaatgagtaggtgtgtccaaactttggactggtactgtgtatatatctatatatatttacaaattcTCTGCTGCTCTTCTTCCTCCTCAGAAAAGCGAGATTATCTAAAAGAAAATCCAGTCTACTCTGAGGTGAAGACAGGGAAAGCCACAGGTAAGACCCATTCTACAGGTTGGCAGTCATTAAAACCTTAATTGTTTCTTAATTTGTGATGAAGTGGCAGAATGTGCAATAACCTAATTCCTTCATTTGTTGTCTTAAATGTCCATTGTCAGCAGCAGCTGGACATTTTGATGTGACCTATGCTGAGGTTGACCTTCAAAAGAAGGTCAAAGCCAAGAAGAAGAGAGGTAAGATTGGAAATCCCTCCATATTCCCCCTATAAGAACCTCACACCTCTTTAACCCATATTAAAAGCTGTGTACAGTATGTAAGggatcattacatttacattacatttaagtcatttagcagacgctcttatccagagcgacttacaaattggtgcattcaccttatgatatccagtggaacaaccactttacaatagtgcatctaaatcttttaatgggggggggggggttagaaggattactttatcctatcctaggtattccttaaagaggtggggtttcaggtgtctccggaaggtggtgattgactccgctgtcctggcgtcgtgagggagcttgttccaccattggggtgccagagcagcgaacagttttgactgggctgagcgggaactgtgcttcctcagaggtaggggggccagcaggccagaggtggatgaacgcagtgcccttgtttgggtgtagggcctgatcagagcctgaaggtatggaggtgctgttcccttcacagctccgtaggcaatcaccatggtcttgtaccGGATGCGAGCtttaactggaagccagtggagagagcggaggagcggggtgacgtgagagaacttgggaaggttgaacaccagacgggctgcggcgttctggatgagttgtaggggtttaatggcacaggcagggagcccagccaacagcgagttgcagtaatccagacgggagatgacaagtgcctggattaggacctgcgccgcttcctgtgtgaggcagggtcgtactctgcgaatgttgtagagcatgaacctacaggaccgggtcaccgccttgatgttagtggagaacgacagggtgttgtccaggatcacgccaaggttcttagcactatgggaggaggacacaagggagttgtcaaccgtgatggcgagatcatggaacgggcagtccttccccgggaggaagagcagctccgtcttgccgaggttcagcttgaggtggtgatccgtcatccacactgatatgtctgacagacatgcagagatgcgattcgccgcctggttatcagaagggggaaaggagaagattaattgtgtgtcatctgcatagcaatgataggagagaccatgtgaggatatgacagagccaagtgacttggtgtatagcgagaataggagagggcctagaacagagccctggggtgagagcgcatggtgcggagacagattctcgccacgccacctggtaggagcgacctgtcaggtaggacgcaatccaagcgtgggctgcgccggagatgcccaactcggagagggtggagaggaggatctgatggttcacagtatcaaaggcagcagataggtctagaaggatgagagcagaggagagagagttagctttagcagtgcggagagcctccgtgacacagagaagagcagtctcagttgaatgcccagtcttgaaacctgactgattaggatcaagaaattcattctgagagagatagcaggagagctggccaaggacggcacgttcaagagttttggagagaaaagaaagaagggatactggtctgtagttgttgacatcggagggatcgagtgtaggttttttcagaaggggtgcaactctcgctctcttgaagacggaagggacgtagccagcggtcaaggatgagttgatgagcgaggtgaggaggggatagggtcaagtgggcaggttgttgggcggccggccgtcacaagacgcgagatttcatctggagagagaggggagaaagaggtcaaagcacagtgtagggcagtgtgagcaggaccagcggtgtcgtttgacttagcaaacgaggatcggatatcgtcaaccttcttttcaaaatggttgacgaagtcatctgcagagagggaggaggggggggagggggaggaggattcaggagggaggagaaggtagcaaagagcttcctagggttagaggcagatgcttggaatttagagtggtagaaagtggctttagcagcagagacagaagaggagaatgtagagaggagggagtgaaaggatgccaggtccgcagggaggcgagttttcctccatttcggctcggctgcccggagccctgttctgtgagctcgtagtgagtcgtcgagccacggagcaggaggggaggaccgagccggcctggaggataggggacagagaaaatcaaaggatgcagaaagggaggagaggagggttgaggaggcagaatcaggagataggttggagaaggtttgagcagagggaagagatgataggatggaagaggagagagtagcgggagagagagagcgaaggttgggacggcgcaataccatccgagtaggggcagagtgagaagtgttggatgagagcaagagggaaaaggatacaaggtagtggtcggagatttggaggggagtaaatatggtgtcccccagggctctgttctaggccctctcctattctcactatacaccaagtcacttggctctgtcatatcctcacatggtctctcctatcattgctacgcagacgacacacaattaatcttctcctttcccccttctgataaccaggtggcgaatcgcatctctgcatgtctggcagacatatcagtgtggatgacagatcaccacctcaagctgaacctcggcaagacggagctggtcttcctcccggggaaggactgcccgttccatgatctcgccatcacggttgacaactccattgtgtcctcctcccagagtgctaagagccttggcgtgaccctggacaacaccctgtcattctccgctaacatcaaggcggtgacccaatcctgtaggttcatgctctacaacattcgcagagaacgaccctgcctcacacaggaagcggcgcaggtcctaatccaggcacttgtcatctcccgtctggattactgcaactcgctgttggcggggctccctgtctgtgccattaaacccctacaactcatccagaacgccgcagcccgtctggtgttcaaccttcccaagttctctcacgtcaccccgctcctccgcatactccactggcttccagttgaagctcgcatctgctacaagaccatggtgcttgcctacagagctgtgatgggaacggcacctccgtaccttcaggctctgatcagtccctacacccaaagaagggcactgcgttcatccacctctggcctgctcacctccctacctctgcggaagcacagttcccgctcagcccagtcaaaactgttcgctgctctggcaccccaatggtggaacaagctccctcacgacgccaggacagcggagtcaatcaccaccttccggagacacctgaaaccccacatctttaacctgtctgggctagggggcagtagtttcacggccggataaaaaacgtacccaatttaaactggttactactcttgcccagaaacgagaatatgcatataattactatatttggatagaaaacactcaaaagtttctaaaactatttgaatggtgtctgtgagtataacagaactcatatggcaggcaaaaacctgagaagattccaaacaggaagtgacctgtctgacaatttgtggtCCCTCTGttgcctctctatcgaaaatacagtatctctgcagaaatctcttctccctcttctctactctctctctctcttctcattgtGTGTTggtgagtctagctagctaccagtcagtcacagagagatagggaggatgTACAGCCAGAGGAAACAGACATACAACGCCTAACAGAGATGTCTGgtggtcctctcctccttctccaaacagggAACACTCCTACTCTCTATCCTCCACTATGGTTAGTATTGTATGGAATCTTTTCTTTCTGCTGCTCATGTTTTGTATCTATTAAATGTGCTTGCTTTCATGATACAGTTAGGAATACAGTTAAACAATTAACTTCTTTGTTGGTTTTTACATGGTGTGTTGAATGTACTGTAGAATGACTAGTCATCGGTGATTGTGTGTTAAAGTGTTTACTTGCATGATAAAGTTAGGAATACAGTTAGCTTTCTCTAACTTCTTGTTAGTTTTTCGTGGTGTGTGATACCGTATATTGATGCTGCATGTTTTTAATGAAACACATTCACATATATTTGATGTGTATGGCATTGGTGTGGTTGGGTCAGCAGCTTTTTGTAATGCTTCCAGAAAGCAAGATATCCTATGACCCTGTGCTAGATGCATGTGATTCATTTAATTTAAGGCCATAGTGGATTGTATCCAATTATTGTTCATAGGTCGTCACTTACAAAAAGGACAACTACAGATATGTCCTCAAATGTAGTTATCTTTGTATTTTTTCCCATTTCCCCTGTGTGTAtatgcactatatatacaaaagtatgtggacacctctttgaattagtggattcggctatttcagccacacccgttgctgacaggtgtctgaaatcaagcacacagccatgcaatctccatagacaaacattggcagtagaatggcctttatGAAAAGAtgagtgactttcaatgtggcaccgtcataggatgccacctttccaacaagtcagttcgtccaatttctgccctgctagagctgccccttgTCAACTGTACGTGCAgttattgtgaattggaaatgtctaggagcaacaacagctcagccgtgaaATAGTAGGCCTCACAAGCCCATAGAAAGGGatcgcagagtgctgaagcatgtagcccgtaaaaatcctctgtcctctgttgcaacactcactactgagttccaaactggatctggaagcaacatcagcacaagaactgttcgatacaaagacattttagacaattctgtgcttccaactttgtggcaacaatttggggaaggtcctttcctgtttcagcatgacaatgcccccgtgcacaaagcaaggtccatacagaaatggtttgtcaagatcggtgtggaagaactcgactggcctgcacagagccctgacctcaaccccttcgAACACCTTTCCCTTCGAACaccagcagtgtttgtcagaccatgagacatccctgaAATCGGTTGTCTCaggaaaacgtctgtagcgtctgaacggtttgggcaacaaactaatgtgaccccactgtggaaaggggggcatttttttttctcaattttgCTCTATGACCTTTTTGAAGGTAACTGGTTAAAATAATGAATGGAGGTGTAGTTAAATATGTTTGTGGAAAAAAGCTGGTACTGGTTAAAATAATGAATGTAGGTGTAGTTAAATATGTTTGTGGAAAAAAGCTAAAATATTTCCTGAGACACTTTAAAACCTTACtccttattatttatttttaactcttttttgccatttatgaatgtgttattcaatgcatttctatgggatttgggactaaaggccaaattcaatattttatcaaaacaTTATAAATTCAATATCAAATAGCTAAACGATGCATGGTATGACCATGTTAAAGCAATTCCCCCACCGCCCAACGTCTTAGACTcttagaattaaaaaaaaatgataattTGCATGTTATGATTTCTCATCTCCTAACAGGCCGTTGTTCCAGAAGTTGACAACCCAGTGAGCGCTTTATCAGGAAGACCAGAACCACAGAACACCCCTGGATCTGAGGTGACATCTGTCTACATCACTGCAGGGAGACCAGGAGCAGtaccagtagcagcagtagaagaAGAGGGACATCCAGGGGACAAAGAGTACACTTCATCAGAAGAGAGGAAAGAACCACAGTCCCCCCCAGGCAGAGACACTCTTCAGCACCCTACAGATACCAGTTGCAGCACAGCGCCACCCAGTGGGCAAAGGAAATAATCTAAAGAAACCAGACACGGTGTACTACACAATAGGAGattacccctccatcctcctcagaGACCCACTGATGTTACTTTGATTAAGATTTAACCCATAAACTCAGGTACCGAATGCAAACACAGGGGAAATTATGAAGGAGAGAGAATTATAAtaatggattttttgttgttgtctaattTCATCCATATTTAAAGTGGAAATCTGCAATTCCTACGTACTTTTACATTAATTGTGTATAACTATTGATCCATGCAGAATACAACATATGCTTGTTTTACTCCGTTGTTTGTAAAAATTGTAGTTGTAAAAA is a window of Salmo salar chromosome ssa18, Ssal_v3.1, whole genome shotgun sequence DNA encoding:
- the LOC106578034 gene encoding basement membrane-specific heparan sulfate proteoglycan core protein isoform X3, whose product is MCHTGGGVTDWEYRWLTPSPDQCPQKEHECIISAAEFSHSGDYSCLGSHQQQDSKWSDAVRLTVTPLPKATLTVEPNPVFPGETVTLMCSVGSDSIWNYQWYKDRNDNVVSQSDRHTITGDTLTINGATVNESPYWCQGKRESRPTSSSISDPVTITVNALPRASVSVSPQGLLYSGETVSLQCDIPGYTDWTYYWFRDNQHLPSQTSKGIIFTIPITLTGQTGQTGQYRCEGLRTDRPQRSLPSDDVTISVTALPKATLTVEPNPVFPGETVTLMCSVGSDSSWSYKWYKDRNDNVVSQSGYSNIGVSHTSKAAESDQGQYWCEGNRASRPTSSQPSDPVTLTVKDYLPKTTLTSDKENIFTGDSVTLSCTVESSGWKFYWYRHRPDSTPVTTTSGYSYTLSWVSVSDGGQYWCRAGRGDPVYYTLYSDPVQIIITERPVAVLILQPNWTQIFRGETVTMRCDIQGGGDTDWDYRWYKNSQLFSPFNTKPEYRISPVYRSNSDSYTCEGVKGNKFSKTSEAVKLTVSDQPQPVLSISPQWLNPGASVMLSCGVKDLSTDWWFSWYRTVPYRAGLPSLSDKSYSLQPISDNVTSEDSYTLIPAGATPTGGYVCRAGRGDPVYDTLYSEPQCLWSGDLQPSVSLTVNPNTTQHFRWTSLSLSCELKGNSTGWRLKRYTETAWQSECPSTWRSITESTCTITSLDTWSSGVFWCESGSGEYSNAVNITVNDGDVSLESPVHPVTEGDSVTLTCTFRYQETNPKLKADFYKDGVLIKNETTGEMTIPTVSKSDEGFYKCKSGERESPESWVTVRVSPVVSPGSSTSVLVGVVVGLVVAGVLLVILLVLLWRYQNRKGSCFNRIFWPLQPQSTNQDPQQDQGSTQGQTPDTVYTHLQHGDANIYDTINPSDNNDNDAAGASAAGPSHVTYAQIQLKKLDKKKKEKRDYLKENPVYSEVKTGKATAAAGHFDVTYAEVDLQKKVKAKKKRGNTPTLYPPLWPLFQKLTTQ
- the LOC106578034 gene encoding basement membrane-specific heparan sulfate proteoglycan core protein isoform X4 — its product is MEHTLLCVLLLLNTHINSGHSEDDDALPKATLTVEPNPVFPGETVTLMCSVGSDSIWNYQWYKDRNDNVVSQSDRHTITGDTLTINGATVNESPYWCQGKRESRPTSSSISDPVTITVNALPRASVSVSPQGLLYSGETVSLQCDIPGYTDWTYYWFRDNQHLPSQTSKGIIFTIPITLTGQTGQTGQYRCEGLRTDRPQRSLPSDDVTISVTALPKATLTVEPNPVFPGETVTLMCSVGSDSSWSYKWYKDRNDNVVSQSGYSNIGVSHTSKAAESDQGQYWCEGNRASRPTSSQPSDPVTLTVKDYLPKTTLTSDKENIFTGDSVTLSCTVESSGWKFYWYRHRPDSTPVTTTSGYSYTLSWVSVSDGGQYWCRAGRGDPVYYTLYSDPVQIIITERPVAVLILQPNWTQIFRGETVTMRCDIQGGGDTDWDYRWYKNSQLFSPFNTKPEYRISPVYRSNSDSYTCEGVKGNKFSKTSEAVKLTVSDQPQPVLSISPQWLNPGASVMLSCGVKDLSTDWWFSWYRTVPYRAGLPSLSDKSYSLQPISDNVTSEDSYTLIPAGATPTGGYVCRAGRGDPVYDTLYSEPQCLWSGDLQPSVSLTVNPNTTQHFRWTSLSLSCELKGNSTGWRLKRYTETAWQSECPSTWRSITESTCTITSLDTWSSGVFWCESGSGEYSNAVNITVNDGDVSLESPVHPVTEGDSVTLTCTFRYQETNPKLKADFYKDGVLIKNETTGEMTIPTVSKSDEGFYKCKSGERESPESWVTVRVSPVVSPGSSTSVLVGVVVGLVVAGVLLVILLVLLWRYQNRKGSCFNRIFWPLQPQSTNQDPQQDQGSTQGQTPDTVYTHLQHGDANIYDTINPSDNNDNDAAGASAAGPSHVTYAQIQLKKLDKKKKEKRDYLKENPVYSEVKTGKATAAAGHFDVTYAEVDLQKKVKAKKKRGNTPTLYPPLWPLFQKLTTQ